One genomic segment of Sebastes fasciatus isolate fSebFas1 chromosome 17, fSebFas1.pri, whole genome shotgun sequence includes these proteins:
- the sf3a3 gene encoding splicing factor 3A subunit 3, translating to METILEQQRRYHEEKERLMDAKTKEMLHKKSTLREQINSDHRTRAMLDRYMEVSSNLRDSYEDKDGMRKDELAAISGPNEFAEFYNRLKQIKEFHRKHPNEISIPMSVEFEELMKARDNPSEEAQNLVEFTDEEGYGRYLDLHDCYLKFINLKGAEKLEYISYLSSFDQLFDIPKDRKNAEYKKYLEMLLEYLQDYTDRVKPLLDQNELYGKVLIDFEKKWENGTFPGWPKETSSALTHAGAHLDLSAFSSWEELASLGLDRLKSALMALGLKCGGTLEERAQRLFSTKGKSLESLDPSLFAKNPKAKGPKKDTERNKEIGFLEAQVYEYVEILGEQRQLTHENVQRKQARTGEEREEEEEEQLSESESEDEDNEIIYNPKNLPLGWDGKPIPYWLYKLHGLNINYNCEICGNYTYRGPKAFQRHFAEWRHAHGMRCLGIPNTAHFANVTQIEDAVSLWAKLKSQKASERWQPDTEEEYEDSSGNVVNKKTYEDLKRQGLL from the exons ATGGAGACTATTCTGGAGCAGCAGCGTCGCTACCacgaggagaaggagaggctgATGGACGCGAAGACTAAAGAGATGCTGCACAAGAAGTCCACG CTTCGGGAACAGATCAACTCGGACCATCGAACCAGAGCGATGTTGGAT AGGTATATGGAAGTGAGCTCAAATCTCAGAGACTCCTATGAAGACAAAGACGG AATGAGAAAGGATGAACTCGCTGCGATCTCGGGACCAAACGAGTTCGCGGAGTTCTACAACCGACTGAAACAGATAAAGGAGTTTCACAGAAAGCACCCAAATGAG ATTTCCATCCCCATGTCTGTAGAGTTTGAGGAGTTGATGAAAGCCAGAGACAACCCCAGCGAGGAGGCTCAGA ACCTGGTGGAGTTCACCGATGAGGAAGGATACGGCCGCTACCTCGACCTCCACGACTGCTACCTGAAGTTCATCAACCTGAAGGGAGCTGAG AAACTCGAGTATATCTCTTACCTGTCTTCATTCGACCAGCTTTTCGACATCCCCAAGGACCGGAAGAATGCTGAATACAAGAA GTATTTGGAGATGCTGCTGGAGTATCTGCAGGACTACACAGACCGGGTCAAACCTCTGCTGGACCAGAACGAGCTCTACGGCAAAGTGCTGATAGACTTTGAAAAGAAATGGGAGAATGGGACGTTTCCTGGCTGGCCC AAAGAGACGAGCAGCGCTTTGACACATGCCGGAGCTCATCTGGACCTCTCTGCCTTTTCTTCTTGGGAG GAGTTGGCTTCCTTGGGTCTCGACAGATTGAAGTCTGCCCTCATGGCGTTGGGACTGAAATGTGGAGG GACTCTGGAAGAGAGAGCTCAGAGGCTCTTCAGCACTAAAGGCAAATCCCTGGAGTCGCTGGACCCTTCACTGTTTGCCAAGAATCCCAAAGCCAAAGGCCCGAAAAA agacacagagcGTAACAAGGAAATTGGCTTCCTGGAAGCTCAAGTCTATGAATATGTGGAGATTCTCGGG GAGCAGAGGCAGCTGACTCACGAGAACGTTCAGAGGAAACAGGCCAGGACCGGAGAGGAgcgcgaggaagaggaggaggagcagctcagTGAGAGCGAGAGTGAAGACGAAGACAACGAGATCATTTACAACCCCAAGAACCTGCCGCTGGGCTGGGACGGCAAG CCCATTCCATACTGGCTCTATAAACTTCACGGGCTGAACATCAACTACAACTGTGAGATCTGTGGAAACTACACTTACAGGGGACCCAAAGCTTTCCAGAGGCACTTTGCG gaATGGAGGCACGCTCACGGCATGCGCTGTCTGGGAATCCCCAACACTGCTCACTTCGCCAACGTCACACAGATCGAGGACGCCGTCTCTT TGTGGGCAAAGCTGAAGTCCCAGAAGGCATCAGAGCGGTGGCAGCCGGACACAGAG GAAGAGTACGAGGACTCGAGTGGCAACGTGGTCAACAAGAAGACCTACGAGGATCTGAAGAGACAAGGCCTGCTGTAG